Proteins encoded in a region of the Populus nigra chromosome 3, ddPopNigr1.1, whole genome shotgun sequence genome:
- the LOC133689550 gene encoding two-component response regulator ARR12, translating into MTVEQGIGDSNIDQFPIGMRVLAVDDDPTCLLLLETLLRRCQYTVTTTSQAITALSMLRENKNKFDLVISDVHMPDMDGFKLLELVGLEMDLPVIMLSANGDPKLVMKGITHGACDYLLKPVRIEELKNIWQHVIRRRKCDNKDRNSSDNRDKPNQGSSEAIPDQKLNKKRKDQNEDEDEDRDENEHENEDPATQKKPRVVWSVELHRKFVAAVNQLGIDKAVPKKILDLMNVEKLTRENVASHLQKYRLYLKRISTVANQQANMVAALGSSDASYLQMNSMNGMGLHNLAGSGQFHNTPFRSLPSSGMLSRLNSPAVLGIRGLPSPGVIRLGHVQSAPHSANGLSHFQPVGHPGNNGNILQGMPMSLELDQIQSNKGVNYVRELPTHLDDTASFPVSSGSTDMKIIAGSSNSPFVGVSGKPLMLEGHGQGLQDSQKFGNQSSLAAGSLDPGYSSHFPDHGRCNDNWSNAVQSNGVQSSSFTLNDCFKQSTLHPSSIRDSMSTMALQSRNNHCDVSSISTLPIHLQDSKAELQCQVATMSSDAGQIINNGQLGWDDHRQDDPYHANGISNSINSAISINGNGNLIGRSLDPNNMIFQRTRSFSSAGQSNFVDTSLMKHNEVESSAMETLVRSKDGYLLGQQKQQDSYVSNNFGSLEDLVSVMVKQEQDKVKLPEGDFGCGGYSLRTCI; encoded by the exons atgactgtAGAGCAGGGAATTGGAGATAGCAATATAGACCAGTTTCCTATTGGTATGAGAGTTTTGGCTGTTGATGATGACCCAACTTGTCTTTTACTGCTGGAAACTCTGCTTCGTAGATGCCAGTATACTG TTACTACGACGAGTCAAGCAATCACGGCATTGAGTATGTTGAGAGAAAACAAGAATAAGTTTGACCTGGTTATCAGTGATGTCCATATGCCAGACATGGACGGTTTTAAATTGCTTGAGCTCGTGGGGCTTGAGATGGACCTACCTGTCATCA TGTTGTCAGCGAACGGTGATCCAAAGCTTGTGATGAAGGGGATCACTCATGGAGCTTGTGATTATTTGCTCAAGCCTGTTCGAATTGAGGAGCTAAAGAACATCTGGCAACATGTAATTAGGAGAAGGAAATGTGATAACAAAGACAGAAACAGTTCGGATAACCGAGACAAGCCTAATCAAGGAAGTAGTGAAGCAATACCTGACCAGAagcttaataaaaaaaggaaagaccagaatgaggatgaggatgaggatCGTGATGAGAATGAACATGAGAATGAGGATCCAGCAACCCAAAAGAAGCCCCGGGTTGTATGGTCAGTGGAGCTGCATCGCAAATTTGTGGCAGCTGTTAATCAATTGGGCATTGACA AGGCTGTTCCAAAGAAGATTCTCGATTTGATGAATGTTGAAAAGCTTACAAGAGAAAATGTGGCAAGCCATCTCCAG AAATATAGGCTTTACCTTAAAAGGATCAGCACTGTGGCAAACCAGCAAGCTAATATGGTGGCAGCTTTAGGTAGTTCAGATGCATCATATCTGCAAATGAATTCTATGAATGGAATGGGATTGCACAACTTGGCTGGATCTGGGCAGTTTCACAACACCCCTTTCAGATCTCTCCCTTCTAGTGGAATGCTTAGTAGGTTGAATTCTCCTGCTGTTCTGGGCATTCGTGGTCTTCCTTCTCCTGGAGTGATTCGATTAGGTCATGTACAGAGTGCACCGCACTCAGCTAATGGTTTAAGTCACTTCCAACCAGTTGGACACCCTGGAAATAATGGGAACATACTTCAGGGGATGCCAATGTCATTGGAACTTGATCAAATACAATCAAACAAGGGTGTCAACTATGTTAGGGAACTTCCTACTCATCTTGATGACACAGCCAGTTTTCCTGTATCCAGTGGTTCCACAGATATGAAAATAATTGCTGGGAGCTCAAACAGCCCTTTTGTTGGTGTTTCAGGCAAACCTTTGATGCTGGAAGGACATGGTCAAGGGCTCCAAGATAGCCAAAAATTTGGAAATCAATCTTCTCTCGCAGCAGGTTCCTTAGATCCAGGATATTCTTCCCATTTCCCGGATCATGGTAGATGTAATGACAACTGGTCCAATGCTGTCCAGTCAAATGGGGTCCAATCAAGTTCTTTTACCTTAAATGACTGTTTTAAGCAATCTACTCTGCATCCCAGTTCCATCAGAGACAGCATGTCAACAATGGCCTTGCAAAGTAGGAATAATCACTGTGATGTTTCTTCTATCTCTACTCTACCCATTCATTTACAGGACTCCAAAGCAGAACTACAATGCCAAGTGGCTACAATGAGCAGTGATGCTGGACAAATAATCAATAATGGGCAGCTAGGGTGGGATGACCATAGACAGGATGATCCTTACCACGCAAATGGCATATCTAACTCAATAAACTCTGCAATTTCTATTAATGGTAATGGGAATCTCATTGGCCGGAGTTTGGATccaaataacatgatttttcagAGAACAAGAAGCTTCAGTTCAGCAGGACAGTCAAATTTTGTTGACACCTCACTGATGAAGCATAATGAGGTTGAAAGTTCAGCAATGGAAACATTAGTGAGGTCAAAGGATGGGTATTTGCTAGGTCAACAGAAGCAGCAGGACAGCTATGTTTCGAATAATTTTGGCTCCTTGGAGGATTTGGTGAGTGTAATGGTGAAACAG GAACAAGACAAGGTGAAGTTACCAGAAGGAGACTTTGGATGTGGTGGTTATTCTCTTAGGACATGCATATAA
- the LOC133689186 gene encoding MDIS1-interacting receptor like kinase 2-like, with amino-acid sequence MASQILLLSIPLLFISVIAYASFFTYFACSATGAEVANGRKQAEALLKWKVSLDNQSQSLLSSWKGDRPCNWVGIRCDTSGVVTNISLSHYRLRGTLNSLRFSSFPNLIELILRNNSLYGSVPSHIGNLSNLIILDLSLNSISGNIPPEVGKLVSLYLLSFSKNNLSGVLPTSIGNLSNLSFLYLYENKLSGFIPWEVGMLEHLSTLHLADNNFEGPIPASIGNMKSLTSLDLTSNYLTGAIPTSLGNLRSLSALSLGKNNLSGPVPPEMNNLTHLSFLQIGSNRLSGNLPQDVCLGGLLSYFGAMDNYFTGPIPKSLKNCSRLVRLRLERNQLNGNISEAFGTHPHLYYIDLSDNELHGELSWKWEQFNNLTTFRISGNKISGEIPAALGKATRLQALDLSSNQLVGRIPKELGNLKLIKLELNDNKLSGDIPFDVASLSDLERLGLAANNFSATILKQLSKCSKLIFLNMSKNRFTGIIPAETGSLQYSLQSLDLSWNSLMGDIAPELGQLQRLEVLNLSHNMLSGLIPTSFSKLQSLTKVDVSYNKLEGPIPDIKAFREAPFEAIRNNTNLCGNATGLEACAALMKNKTVHKKGPKVVFFTVFSLLGGLLGLMVAFLIFFQRRRKQRLMETPQRDVPARWCPGGELRYEDIIEATEEFNSKYCIGTGGYGVVYKAVLPSEQVLAVKKFHQTAEVEMTTLKAFRSEIDVLMCIRHRNIVKLYGFCSHAKHSFLVYEFVERGSLRKVLNDEEQAAKMDWDKRINLIKGVANALSYMHHDCSPPIIHRDISSNNVLLDSEYEAHVSDFGTARLLMPDSSNWTSFAGTFGYTAPELAYTMKVDEKCDVYSFGVVTLEVMMGKHPGDFISSLMLSASTSSSSPIGCNTLLKDVLDQRLPPPEIKPAKGMAHVAKLAFACLQTDPHHRPTMRQVSTELTTRWPPLPKLFSTMELEDILFHRNVIG; translated from the exons ATGGCTTCCCAAATCTTGCTTTTATCCATACCTTTGTTGTTTATTTCTGTAATTGCTTATGCTTCCTTCTTTACTTATTTTGCTTGCTCAGCTACTGGAGCTGAAGTAGCAAATGGAAGGAAACAAGCAGAAGCTCTTCTAAAATGGAAAGTCAGTCTTGACAACCAAAGCCAGTCTCTCTTGTCTTCATGGAAAGGAGACAGGCCTTGCAACTGGGTAGGAATCCGTTGCGACACGTCTGGTGTTGTCACCAACATAAGTCTGTCTCATTATAGGTTGAGAGGTACGCTTAATAGTCTCAGATTCTCTTCCTTTCCTAACTTGATTGAGCTTATCCTTCGCAACAACTCGCTCTACGGGTCAGTTCCTTCCCATATAGGTAACCTTTCCAACCTCATCATCCTTGACTTGTCTTTAAATAGCATTTCTGGCAACATACCACCAGAAGTTGGAAAATTGGTATCTCTTTATTTgcttagtttttcaaaaaacaacctTAGTGGTGTTCTTCCTACGTCCATAGGAAACTTAAGCAACTTGTCTTTTCTTTACCTTTACGAAAACAAACTCTCTGGTTTCATACCTTGGGAAGTAGGAATGCTTGAACATCTATCTACCCTTCATTTGGCCGATAATAATTTTGAAGGTCCAATCCCTGCTTCCATAGGAAATATGAAATCTCTCACCAGTTTAGATTTGACATCTAATTATCTAACTGGTGCAATACCAACATCTCTAGGCAATTTAAGAAGCTTATCTGCACTTTCCCTTGGGAAGAACAATCTTTCTGGTCCCGTTCCTCCAGAAATGAACAATCTTACACATTTGTCTTTTTTACAAATAGGTTCTAATAGATTGTCTGGAAATCTACCACAAGATGTGTGCCTTGGTGGATTGCTTTCATATTTTGGTGCGATGGACAATTATTTCACGGGACCTATCCCGAAAAGCTTGAAAAATTGCAGCCGTTTGGTGAGACTCAGACTTGAGAGAAACCAACTTAATGGAAACATATCTGAAGCTTTTGGCACACATCCCCATTTGTACTACATCGATTTGAGTGATAATGAATTGCATGGTGAACTTTCATGGAAATGGGAGCAGTTTAACAATCTGACAACTTTCAGAATTTCTGGAAACAAAATATCTGGAGAAATACCAGCTGCTCTTGGAAAGGCAACTCGTCTACAAGCTCTTGACCTTTCATCAAATCAACTAGTTGGGAGAATTCCAAAAGAATTGGGAAATTTAAAGTTGATTAAACTTGAACTCAACGATAACAAACTTTCAGGTGATATTCCATTCGATGTCGCATCGCTATCTGATCTCGAAAGGCTTGGCCTGGCCGCGAACAATTTTAGTGCAACGATTCTTAAACAGCTTAGCAAGTGCTCAAAACTGATATTCTTGAATATGAGCAAGAATAGATTCACAGGGATTATTCCTGCTGAGACGGGGTCTTTACAGTACTCTCTTCAAAGTCTTGATCTCAGTTGGAATTCCCTGATGGGAGATATAGCGCCAGAGCTTGGACAGCTGCAGCGGCTAGAGGTTTTAAACCTCTCCCATAATATGCTGTCTGGTCTCATTCCAACCAGTTTTAGTAAACTGCAAAGCCTCACTAAAGTGGATGTATCCTATAACAAGTTAGAGGGTCCCATCCCAGACATCAAAGCCTTTCGTGAGGCACCATTTGAAGCAATTCGTAACAACACCAACCTGTGTGGCAATGCTACTGGTTTGGAGGCTTGTGCAGCtctcatgaaaaacaaaactgtgCACAAGAAGGGCCCCAAAGTTGTCTTTTTTACTGTATTTTCTCTGCTGGGTGGTTTGTTGGGCCTGATGGTagcttttcttatctttttccaaagaagaagaaagcaaaggTTAATGGAAACACCACAAAGAGATGTTCCCGCGAGATGGTGCCCTGGTGGGGAACTGCGCTACGAGGACATCATTGAGGCTACTGAGGAATTCAACTCCAAATATTGCATTGGTACAGGAGGGTATGGAGTAGTTTACAAAGCTGTACTTCCATCAGAACAAGTCCTTGCCGTGAAGAAGTTTCACCAAACAGCAGAAGTTGAGATGACCACCTTGAAAGCTTTTAGAAGCGAGATTGATGTCTTAATGTGTATACGGCATCGAAATATTGTGAAGCTGTATGGTTTCTGCTCGCATGCCAAACACTCATTTTTGGTATATGAATTTGTGGAAAGGGGAAGTTTAAGAAAGGTATTGAACGACGAGGAACAAGCAGCAAAGATGGATTGGGATAAAAGGATAAACCTTATCAAAGGCGTTGCCAATGCTTTATCCTACATGCACCATGACTGCTCTCCTCCGATTATTCATAGAGACATTTCCAGCAACAATGTTCTTTTGGATTCAGAATATGAGGCTCATGTCTCTGACTTCGGCACAGCTAGGCTCTTAATGCCTGACTCATccaattggacatcatttgcTGGCACCTTTGGGTACACAGCTCCAG AGCTGGCATACACAATGAAAGTGGATGAAAAATGTGATGTGTATAGCTTTGGAGTTGTAACATTGGAAGTAATGATGGGAAAGCATCCTGGCGATTTCATCTCATCTCTGATGTTATCTGCTTCCACCTCCTCATCATCACCAATCGGTTGCAATACACTCTTGAAGGATGTCTTAGACCAGCGCCTCCCGCCTCCTGAAATCAAACCTGCGAAAGGTATGGCACATGTTGCAAAACTAGCATTTGCTTGCTTGCAGACCGATCCCCATCATCGGCCAACAATGCGACAAGTTTCTACAGAGCTTACAACTCGTTGGCCTCCATTGCCAAAGCTATTCAGCACGATGGAATTGGAAGATATACTGTTTCACAGAAATGTTATTGGCTGA
- the LOC133688222 gene encoding class V chitinase CHIT5a-like produces MASPETLAPLILAIICSIVSSCESSFPSVLFPSHSPSTPPSSYPAYAPPENEPVSPSPSPAYFPPEPVTPSYPAVPATPSYPPQTAPPMKPAPSPAYYLPIPAAPSYPVPSPSAVPAYPGVPASPPLPTPAASPVSYPPVPASPEPYPSPPHHKGIKGAYWPSFDGFEASSIDTSYFTHIFYAFLLPDPVTFKLNVTPFDQQKIPGFIQNLRTRNPPVKTLLSMGGGGSDAIALIFAKLSGAQETRKVFIDSTIEVARTYGFDGLDLDWEYPANDQEMIDLALLVKEWHEALVHEASASGKPRLLLTAAVYYSSQFTTYGLPRSYPADSINKYVDWINPMCYDYHGTWENFTGPNAALYDPKSNVSTSFGIGSWIQAGVSPKKLVMGLPLYGRTWKLLDPNVNGIGARAVGKGPVDGILDYYQVIEFNKENNAIVNFDGQTVSYYSYAGGFWVGYDDSITIDWKVQFARSRGLGGYFFWALGQDKDWIISKQASNSWDR; encoded by the exons ATGGCTAGCCCAGAGACTCTGGCCCCATTGATTCTTGCAATCATCTGCTCTATCGTTAGCAGTTGTGAGTCCAGTTTTCCATCAGTACTGTTTCCGTCTCACTCCCCTTCGACTCCACCTTCTTCTTATCCAGCTTATGCTCCCCCGGAGAATGAACCTGTTTCGCCGTCCCCAAGCCCTGCTTATTTTCCACCCGAACCTGTAACCCCTTCCTATCCGGCAGTGCCCGCCACGCCTTCTTATCCTCCCCAGACTGCTCCTCCTATGAAACCCGCCCCTAGTCCTGCTTACTATCTGCCCATCCCTGCCGCACCTTCCTACCCGGTTCCAAGTCCCTCAGCAGTGCCTGCTTATCCGGGAGTACCTGCTTCTCCTCCATTACCTACACCCGCCGCTAGTCCTGTTTCCTACCCCCCAGTTCCTGCATCACCAGAACCATACCCTTCACCACCGCATCATAAAGGAATTAAAGGAGCATATTGGCCTTCGTTTGATGGATTTGAAGCCTCCTCCATTGACACTTCATATTTCACCCACATTTTCTATGCGTTCCTCTTGCCTGACCCCGTGACATTCAAGCTTAATGTCACGCCATTCGACCAACAAAAAATACCCGGCTTCATTCAAAACCTACGTACCCGAAATCCGCCCGTAAAAACCCTACTATCCATGGGGGGTGGGGGGAGCGATGCTATTGCACTCATATTCGCAAAACTATCCGGTGCCCAAGAAACACGAAAAGTTTTCATCGATTCAACCATCGAAGTGGCTCGAACATACGGATTTGATGGTCTGGACCTGGACTGGGAATATCCTGCTAATGATCAGGAAATGATCGACCTTGCTTTGTTAGTTAAAGAATGGCACGAAGCATTGGTCCATGAAGCTAGCGCCAGTGGCAAACCACGTTTGCTACTTACTGCTGCGGTCTATTACTCTTCGCAATTCACTACATATGGTCTGCCCAGATCCTACCCTGCTGATTCTATCAATAAATATGTTGATTGGATCAATCCAATGTGCTATGATTACCATGGTACATGGGAGAATTTCACAGGACCAAATGCAGCATTATATGACCCAAAGAGCAATGTTAGCACAAGTTTTGGCATTGGATCATGGATCCAAGCCGGTGTTTCGCCGAAAAAGCTAGTGATGGGCCTCCCGTTATACGGCCGGACATGGAAGCTCTTGGATCCGAATGTTAATGGAATTGGAGCACGAGCTGTAGGGAAAGGACCTGTAGATGGGATCTTGGATTATTATCAGGTTATTGAATTTAACAAGGAGAACAATGCAATAGTCAATTTTGATGGACAAACTGTGTCCTACTACTCTTATGCTGGCGGCTTCTGGGTTGGGTATGATGACTCCATAACCATTGATTGGAAGGTCCAGTTTGCAAGGTCTCGAGGCTTGGGTGGATACTTTTTCTGGGCTTTGGGCCAGGATAAGGATTGGATTATCTCAAAACAAG CTTCGAACTCTTGGGATCGCTGA